From a single Silene latifolia isolate original U9 population chromosome 6, ASM4854445v1, whole genome shotgun sequence genomic region:
- the LOC141588254 gene encoding protein FAR-RED IMPAIRED RESPONSE 1-like — protein sequence MGGKEPKYIITDQDAGILKAVPLVFKTARHRYCMWHIMNKVPSKYGMARDDYSVFLKKLNAIIWDEDIEPAEFDAKWEEIGREHNVNNIDWFQEMYAKRRHWVMAHCRDLDMGGVMRTTQRSESENCFFKRFESKSGTLVEFTMRFDSCDGPKKDTHKTD from the coding sequence ATGGGTGGCAAAGAGCCTAAGTATATTATCACCGATCAGGATGCTGGTATTCTTAAAGCGGTGCCGTTGGTGTTCAAGACAGCGCGCCACCgctattgtatgtggcatatcatgaacaaggtTCCAAGCAAGTATGGAATGGCGAGAGATGATTATTCAGTGTTTCTAAAGAAATTGAATGCCATAATATGGGATGAAGACATTGAACCGGCAGAGTTCGATGCAAAATGGGAGGAAATTGGCAGGGAACACAATGTTAATAACATTGACTGGTTCCAAGAAATGTACGCTAAAAGGAGGCACTGGGTTATGGCTCATTGTAGGGACCTAGATATGGGAGGTGTTATGAGGACaacccaaagatcagagagcgaaaattgtttttttaagagatttgagagtAAGTCAGGCACATTAGTTGAGTTTACGATGCGTTTTGACAGTTGCGATGGACCAAAGAAAGACACACACAAAACAGATTGA